The following proteins come from a genomic window of Miscanthus floridulus cultivar M001 chromosome 2, ASM1932011v1, whole genome shotgun sequence:
- the LOC136540682 gene encoding large ribosomal subunit protein uL14x/uL14z/uL14y: MSKRGRGGTAGNKFRMSLGLPVAATVNCADNTGAKNLYIISVKGIKGRLNRLPSACVGDMVMATVKKGKPDLRKKVMPAVIVRQRKPWRRKDGVYMYFEDNAGVIVNPKGEMKGSAITGPIGKECADLWPRIASAANAIV; encoded by the exons ATGTCGAAGCGAG GGAGAGGAGGTACGGCGGGGAACAAGTTCCGCATGTCGCTGGGTCTGCCGGTGGCGGCGACGGTGAACTGCGCCGACAACACGGGCGCCAAGAACCTCTACATAATCTCCGTCAAGGGCATCAAGGGCCGCCTCAACCGCCTCCCGTCCGCCTGCGTCGGCGACATGGTCATGGCCACCGTCAAGAAGGGGAAGCCCGATCTCAGGAAGAAGGTGATGCCCGCCGTCATCGTCCGCCAGCGCAAGCCCTGGCGCCGCAAGGATGGTGTCTACATGTACTTCGAAG ATAATGCTGGAGTGATTGTGAATCCCAAGGGTGAGATGAAAG GATCTGCCATCACTGGACCTATTGGCAAGGAGTGTGCTGACCTTTGGCCTAGGATTGCTAGTGCAGCAAATGCCATCGTTTGA
- the LOC136535709 gene encoding uncharacterized protein has translation MELVYMERRNGLYDEGAIPEFSGRAEGDQDPSTAASEVQSDLCHISDEKKNKGCQSCHKSFCSCSGSTPHSELFPAHPAKMMILEFLIRSLRHPTRTHNVNDLDDLITDGVSQGSVNLGPSEKKVLDSLHALVNAKTRPKSPSPFLAGSKLRKIRSKSYIITQSEILKLISPETWETSSHGASPMNKGTAEVSIHENKWPLCSSMSSNQPVLSQCPSSLSAGLLQCIWKDGLPHFELSLDDPIAVYAANPIRVQEKDKAFDYVYMIHSGEQGRKDWMGHSSNVSRLVGKMVVSSSLVLNSDKSSLLETEFVLYGSPDDYLRQMRNPCSVPKGKGLVKRVTEIMRTGNVSSSPKHSWKFGKSSSHQFDDLTEILEGEMISARESDLMNLNTDDLLTNQELAAIVVREQRHKRQEEPVLGGWGLKFLEKAGLNHSEGTKETDVQNSNGATQCITVVVPRGYHGGVVSKSSRPSGLIERWRSGGCCDCGGWDLGCPIRVLNGDGCGSIPEGESQDSRSVQLSVKGAKNETMLKLVNITEDLYILYFDSSISPLQCFSTGIAIVHSHAPQLCPKL, from the exons ATGGAACTTGTATACATGGAAAGGAGAAATGGATTATACGACGAGGGTGCAATTCCTGAGTTCAGTGGAAGGGCTGAAGGAGATCAAGACCCGTCCACTGCTGCATCTGAGGTTCAGTCTGATTTGTGTCACATATCAGATGAGAAGAAAAACAAGGGCTGCCAATCATGCCATAAGTCATTTTGTTCATGCAGTGGCAGCACACCCCATTCAGAATTGTTCCCTGCACATCCTGCCAAGATGATGATCTTGGAGTTTCTCATCAGAAGCCTCAGGCACCCAACAAGAACCCATAATGTCAATGATCTTGATGACTTGATTACCGATGGGGTAAGCCAAGGGAGTGTAAATCTTGGTCCTTCCGAGAAAAAGGTCCTGGATTCTTTGCATGCTCTTGTAAATGCAAAGACAAGACCGAAAAGCCCATCACCTTTCCTTGCAGGTTCTAAACTGAGAAAAATCCGGTCGAAATCCTACATCATAACACAGTCAGAAATATTGAAGCTCATATCTCCAGAGACATGGGAAACCTCCTCCCATGGGGCATCTCCAATGAACAAAGGCACAGCTGAGGTCAGCATCCATGAGAACAAGTGGCCACTGTGCTCATCTATGAGCTCAAATCAGCCTGTTCTGTCACAATGCCCATCATCTCTTAGTGCAGGTCTTCTACAATGCATATGGAAGGATGGGCTCCCTCATTTTGAATTGTCACTGGACGATCCTATTGCAGTATACGCTGCAAACCCAATCAGGGTGCAGGAAAAGGACAAGGCCTTCGACTATGTCTACATGATCCATTCTGgagagcaaggaagaaaagattGGATGGGTCACTCAAGCAACGTGTCCAGACTTGTGGGCAAGATGGTGGTGTCAAGTTCTTTAGTTCTAAACTCAGACAAGTCAAGTCTTTTGGAAACTGAGTTCGTTCTGTATGGTTCTCCAGATGACTATCTTAGGCAAATGCGCAATCCCTGTAGTGTTCCAAAAGGGAAGGGTCTTGTCAAGAGAGTGACAGAAATTATGAGAACAGGCAATGTTTCCTCTAGCCCGAAACATTCCTGGAAGTTCGGGAAATCTTCCTCTCATCAGTTCGACGACTTAACTGAAATACTTGAAGGTGAAATGATTAGTGCTAGAGAATCAGACCTGATGAATCTCAACACCGATGATCTGCTGACCAACCAAGAATTAGCAGCAATTGTGGTGAGGGAACAACGCCACAAACGCCAGGAAGAGCCTGTTTTGGGTGGCTGGGGCCTGAAGTTCCTTGAGAAAGCAGGACTAAATCATTCAGAAGGCACTAAGGAAACTGATGTTCagaacagtaatggtgccacacaATGTATAACTGTTGTTGTCCCCAGAGGTTACCACGGTGGCGTGGTATCAAAGAGCAGCCGCCCATCAGGCCTCATCGAGAGATGGAGATCTGGAGGATGCTGTGATTGCGGTGGATGGGATCTTGGCTGCCCCATCAGAGTGCTTAACGGTGATGGTTGTGGCTCCATTCCTGAAGGAGAGTCACAGGACAGCAGATCAGTACAGCTCTCAGTCAAG GGTGCAAAGAATGAAACGATGTTAAAGCTCGTGAATATCACGGAGGACCTGTATATCCTCTACTTCGACTCGAGTATCTCACCATTGCAATGCTTCTCAACAGGGATAGCGATTGTGCACAGCCACGCACCGCAGCTTTGCCCCAAACTGTGA
- the LOC136540681 gene encoding uncharacterized protein encodes MPTRTRLAASYGLRLPTRAAGSMPLAEHELAAAAATSALGVALGVRLLVALSRSRALKPLAAATSAAAAALRAPRALATASSPVAAILAASKAASKSYKAARTLGPAARLPKLPSSKHLKAALAAASLLRLAAAAPASLHAASPAGVAVLAVLKSSYKLSKDTSKIVEGFLGLQVHKGFRNGVDALGVVVKVAVIVSEVAVWVGGRFWGYGRARCVRFLGFTRPSSLVLLGCSKSEPQVVLFDPVLVDMDAEGCELEERGASELLSLAVPVPQSSSFFANLPRTRGLLSAKVFLQAYCILLCVSTAELVTGGQP; translated from the exons ATGCCCACCCGCACCCGTCTCGCCGCCTCCTATGGCCTGCGCCTCCCCACGCGGGCCGCCGGCAGCATGCCTCTGGCCGAGCACGAgctcgcggcggcggccgccaccTCCGCGCTCGGCGTAGCGCTCGGGGTGCGCCTGCTCGTCGCGCTCTCCCGCTCCCGCGCGCTCAAGCCGCTGGCGGCCGccacgtccgccgccgccgccgcgctcagGGCGCCGCGGGCGCTGGCCACCGCCTCCTCCCCGGTCGCCGCCATCCTTGCCGCGTCCAAGGCCGCCTCCAAGTCGTACAAGGCGGCCCGCACGCTCGGCCCCGCCGCGCGCCTCCCCAAGCTCCCTTCCTCCAAGCACCTCAAGGCCGCCTTAGCCGCCGCCTCGCTCCTCCGCCTCGCTGCCGCCGCGCCGGCTTCTCTCCACGCCGCGTCGCCCGCGGGCGTCGCCGTGCTCGCCGTCCTCAAGTCTAGCTACAAGCTCTCCAAGGACACGTCTAAGATCGTCGAGGGCTTCCTTGGCCTCCAGGTGCACAAGGGGTTCAGGAACGGGGTCGACGCGCTCGGGGTGGTCGTCAAGGTCGCCGTCATCGTCTCTGAGGTCGCTGTCTGGGTCGGGGGCCGATTCTGGGGTTATGGACGCGCTCGCTGCGTCAGGTTCCTCGGCTTCACCAGACCCAGTAGCTTAGTCCTGCTTGGGTGTAGCAAATCTGAACCCCAAGTTGTACTATTCGATCCTGTTCTGGTTGACATGGATGCTGAGGGGTGCGAGTTGGAGGAGCGAGGGGCCTCAGAATTGCTCTCCCTTGCTGTGCCAGTGCCCCAG AGTTCATCATTCTTTGCAAACCTTCCACGGACACGGGGCCTGCTATCTGCCAAGGTTTTTCTACAAGCGTACTGCATTTTGTTGTGTGTCAGCACAGCTGAATTG GTGACAGGCGGACAACCTTGA